The DNA segment AACTCTCTCTTGGATTGATAGTATATACTTTCTCGATTCTTGAAtcttgaacattgttattgatatttgaaaatacttcAAGGTTCGAtattggataattttgatatatttgttcacttattttaaattatgtttaatTTGAGCTACCTATGACTGAAAAGGGGAATTGGAGAATTTACTGGCTCCAAGTCCAAAGTTTATACGCCACTAAGAtttatgcttagcgatagttgtTTTCTATCGTAGGTAATGTACGGGATGAGATTTGAAGACGACCTTATGAAGTAGTCTTTTTTGGGAGCACCtatggagatcacatttgcatatgTACTTAGATTATGTATAGTTTTGGGAATTGTACATGATCTATATGTCACACTCATGTATGTtattttggaggcttgttggATCTTAAGACCAAAATCTTGTAACTTGAATTTGGTAACTTGTTTTGCTGTTTTAGGGTGTATTAATAACTCAAGTCTTATAATATGTTGAATTTACACTTTGTCTTGTAAAAATGTACAAAGGAGAAGACTAGTTGTTTTTTTTACTCGCTAGTTTGAAATTTATATACAATATGAACAGGCAGTAATGTTGAACGCAAAGTATAATTTTGTTAGAAAGTTGCTTAACATGTTGATTATTCAAGAAGGGTTATTCAAGCGTTGTAGTCTGTTATAGATTTCATGTGTAACTAAGAAGGGAAGAGGGAGAGAAAAGAACACTGGTGAGGCATTATATCGATTATAAGAGAGAAGAATAAAGTGACCAAAAGTTGTTGGTGTATAACAACATCATCTCATATGTACTAAGCCACTTCATACTTGAAAGAGAtcacccttgcaacccaaggggactggacgtAAGATTCACtctgaatccgaaccagtataaaatatTATGTGCCATTTACTTTCTgcaatttattttcttatatttagttttgaaaagcTCAGTCGACTAGAACTCAAGTTAGCTGACTActtcgcaaaaaaaaaaaagaagaaaaattacaaTTCGCCCCCCTCCCTCTTGCACATTTACTTCAGCATtaggaagcttgatgtatgctattgtcacgacccaaaatcccattagtcgtgatggcacctaacccaacccgttaggtaagccaattttcatctatccaattccaatgaaattaattaaaagaaaatatctaaaaccaatacatctccccaagaactggtagtacaaatcatgtgcttctaagaatagagtatacaaagaggaaatgaaataaatacatagtctgtttgaataatacataaacaaatctttcataaatctaaggctaccctgaacaagagaggcagctacaacaggaacgcaagtacatcttcagatcccgcaaccatcgagcacaacaacaacgaCAGCTAATAtctacacgcaatgtgcagaagtgtagtatcagtacaacagaccccatgcactgagtaagtaacaaacctagccgtaggttgaaagcagtgacgagcttctaccaaggtcgggtctaaaaccactagtccacaacaatccataacaacataaatcaaataataccagaagaaacacaaagataaaatgctcagccaaatcatgatttcaaaaataatagttcttcctttcaaatacatcagtgaacatccaaatcgtttgccgaagttgccaaaaatatgaataatttgagaacagtaattttttcaaaaatcatttcaataataaataaaatatctcattttctttccagataaccagtgtaaaacaaatgcatcattatgcccatctgtcaacatgcgtgagaaatcatgaataatgtgataccgtacagcatgcggcgtgcagcccgatcccaaaaatattctcacaatcaggccctcggcctccctcagtcattaatctctccagtctctctctcatgggctcacaatgtcatgagagtagcccaaaaataatgatatgatgtatcaataaataacaacagagactgagatatgatacacaataaaatgaatatgactgagtatgaatttttaacatagccaataattcacagcaatatgacctctgcgagtcccaataatactggcacatagcctcaacatgatttttaatatgcttttcagctcaatttctttaactcataaaatcacatggaaaatgccaagatcatttaattataaaattccatagaaacaattatgtcataatttctatagtgcacgcccacatgcccgtcacctaacatgtgcgtcacctcccaacaatcacgaaatacatatattcagggttcataccctcaactccaagattagaagagttacttacctcgaacaagccaaatccaatgtcgagcaagctaagcaatgctccagaaattccattatgcgcgtatcaacttccaaacggctcgaatctagttacaattaatttgattcagctcacaaaaattataggaattaattccatatcaaaatactattttttccacaaaatccgaaattacactcaaaaattgcccgtggggtccacgtctcgaaacccggcaaaggttacaaaatctgaacgccatccaaccacgagtccaaccatataaattttaccaaattccaacatcaacccgaccttcaaatcctcaattaaagtctttgaagatttctaccaatttcaacccaatctttacccatttaaaCTCAAAAagctttccataaaccttattgatatgtataaataatactattacacccaagaatcatactcttaattacccatctttacccaaactcgaaattgaagactaggggttagaaccttacctcttgggtgaagatcttgtgatatttccttgttggatttcaaagcttgaacaagatcttgatgaacaaagcacttgagcttcttcctctctctagaccACCCTCCCTTATCTCTAAAAATGTCagttttttgctccaaaatgagtctcaaagcctatttatcaaaatgggattgggttatgaaaatagaaaaattaaccctctgaaagcaggtctgcggtcgcataatggaccacagaatgggtatgcgggtcgcaaaatgtACCGCAGAATTgatgcccagaaatgggcttcactggacaggtttgcgaccattttgcggtcgcataactacttctgcgatcgcataatggttctgcgatcgcagaattggtcgcagaattgcatttttctagtctttggtaatttggtcataacttcttgtaggaatgtccaaatgatgaactgtttgaagcgttagaaactagactcaaagatattttatttgataggtaatacaccatataaaacTTTGTATCATGAGAGTTATACTAATTTAAAGTTggatcttgtgcgaactcacttgaactttagtttattatgaaatttccaacttctacattcgatgccgaaacctatcgaatcaagtctgtttgacctcaaaatttgcacacaagtcataaatgacataatgaacctattccaatttctagaatcggattctgacttcgatatcaaaaagtcaatcccccggtcaaactttccaaaaattaaactttcggcatttcaagcctaattccaatacggacctccaaataatatttcggacacgctcctaagcccaaaattaccatacggagctattggaatcataaaaatttaaatccgaggtcgtttacatatcaGTTCATATCCGGTcccttttctaacttaaactttaaaccttggaactaagtgttctaattctttccaaaatctcaccggacccaaaccaattaccccaaaAATTTATACAACAACTGTAAGGTagaatttgagcagtaaatggaaaaacgggattgtaatactcaaaatgaccggtcgggtcgttacaactatgGTGTGTACCAGACATAGCCTATGCAGTCGGAGTTATTAATCGTTACATCTCGAAttctggaaaggaacattgggaaggaGTTAAATGAATCGTGCGATTCCACAAAGGCACTTTAGGTATGGCACTTTGCTTCAGAAAGAGTAGTATTATTTTACAATGGTTTTCTGATGCAAACCTAGGTGGTGATCTGGATAGTTGAAAAAGTACCACAGGCTACGTGTTCACTTTGGGTGGTATAGTTGTTAGTTGGATATCCAGATTTCAGAAAAGTGTTGCTCTATCTataactgaagcagagtacatggcGAACTCAGAAGTCGCGAAAGAGATGATATGGCTTAAGAACTTTCCGGAAGAGTTGGGCAAGAAGCAGGACGATTGTGAACTCTTTAGTGACAACCAAAGTACAATTCATCTTGCCAAAAATCCAGTATTTCATACAAGACTGAAACACATCCAGCTGAGGTATCATCATATCCGAAAGTTGATAGAAGATGGAACTATGTCCCTAAAGAAGATACCATGATCGAAGAACCCGACAGATATGTTAACTAAAGTAGTTAGTGTTGATAAGCTGAGGCTGTATATTGCCTCAGTTGGCCTTCAAAATTATTGACGTGAAGGTGCCACACAGAGACATGTAATATTTCTTTTGATCTATATGGGTTTGTGGGGGAGATTGAAAGGAACAAACCCAGCTGTAAAATGAAtagtgaaagaaagaaaaaaaggtcaAAGAAATACTTAATGAAGAAAGAGAACAATATGCAAAAGGCAAAGAAGGAAATGTATATTGCACCAAAAGTAAGAAGCATCAAAATCCACAGTGTGGGGAAAGAAGAAAATGTGTGAGTTAATATCAACGCATGTAAGAAAAGAAGCAATGTTCATAttctgatatttgcctataaatAAGCATCTCTTTTCTCAACTGTAAATCATCcctcaaaatttcttctttctcttcaaagtaataaaatattCTCTGTGTGGCGGTGGAGTAGGTAAAAATTGCTtaaccacgtaaatcttgtcttgtttTGTTTTAcgagtttttaattttttttcttgaaattaTTATATCCTTCATTTAGTCCGACACGCTTCCCAACATATAACACACCTTCCCAACCCCCACAAGCATCCCCTCCTCAAGGGACTAGAAAACGCCTTTTGCGATCACttatattttattaaaagtaGTATATATAAACTTAAATTATGAAAACCATTTTACTCGAGACCAAACATGAAATTGCATGAGGAAGCATCCAATATGTCTCTCCATGTGATAGCGATGATGACGGATTTGTCTAAAGGTTCGGATGACTTAAATATTGTAAGAACCCGTCCCACGAGTGGTTGGAGGTCTTGGATCGTATTGTTTTTCAACTGTCCGCTGGTAAATCTGGTCTAGAAGTTTTTGTTTGGAGAAGGAATAATTTAGTGTAGTGTTGTTTCAGATCAGTTCGTAGGAGGGAAGATCCAGTTTTGTGTGCCCTAGGAGAGAACCTTTGTTTTACTAGGTTGCACAATGACTCGAGACGCGACTTTGATGTTTGGTATATGACGAAGAACAGGATGAGCAATTCATAGAGTAAGAAAGATCCTGACGATTCTATCAGTGTATTGCGGACTTTGCTTGAGCTTTATGAGAAATGGAGAATTCATGGTATATTGTTTTTGAAGTTTAAAGATGAATTCGTGGTTTACAATTCAAAAAGAAGCAAATTGGAAGAAGTTTAAGTTGATGTGCTTGATGCACCAACTTTACTTCAATTGGGTTGTATGTTATTTTTACGGTAAATTTTACAAATAATCATATAATTATGTTTTCTAACACAAAAATTATAAGACTTTTATCAACTCatattctttatttttatttttaatctaatAAATATTGACCAAAAGACCTAAATTGATTTTTAATAACTCCTCTCTATATGATATCAATTTTGCATAACGTGTTCCCTAATCTCCATAACTGGTTTGAAGCTTGATAataggttgtattttattttataattctgAATTTAGGCATTTAGGTAAAGAAGATGCTCGTCCCTCTATCTTATGTATAATGAAGTTATATTGTTGATTGCTTCACCTTATTTATAACCttatattattcttttttttaaaagaaaaaattaagcATGTGAGTCGCAAATTATAGTCTACCTCAAGCCCAAATAAAAGTGAGAAATTATGCTAACATCCTGCACAAAAATAATACATAATATTTTACATTAGTTTTGTTACTCTATATATTTGAAATATTTTCATGTATCTCCAACTTTAgtatttgtttttccttttcctacCTTCGAATTATCCATTGAAGTAACAGATCCAAATGGAGCAGCATGAATATAGATGAATCATTTTAACTCAACTCCAGCTAATTAGTTTGTTGTAGATAATGAAGGGAATTTTTTTTATCTCCATAAATCAATTTCAAGCTTACTAATAGGTATTTTCACCAAATTGCAAAGTTGTTATCATGTAGAGAGGAGTTATTAAATTGCAATTCACACTCTTTTAATTGAGtcaatatttattatattaaaaataaaaacatggAGCAAAATATTATTGCATCGAAAAGTAATATTTTCCGGCAATTGATATTTTTGTGTGAGTTGGtgaaaattttgtgatttttctgcAAAAAAATATAGTTATTTTGTACAAAAAACTTCTTCTTTGTTctatatcttttctttatttctttcctttctctCCATTTGCGTGAAACCTATAATCAAAGTCCCCaactttttaatattatcttttttggttttcttcttctcttatttttctttccttctttgcatATCCTACTCCTACAAGAAAACGATAGGCGACATGAAAAAAACTTGAAGAAAGAATAAGAAGGTTAACTCTTAAGAATCCTTTTCCTACTAAAATACtgtaattaattatttgcttCGCTTATATTAGACCCTAACATTACCAACAGTCTCTGTCTTTCCAAATCAAAATTAAGGCAGTGGCTCAAGCCAAAAAGATATCACAATGCCTAATAACTTACCCCATGATATCACCATCAATATACTAATAAAACTTCCAGTGAAATCGCTGTTACGGTTCAAATGTATTAGCAAATCATGGCGTTCTCTAATTGAAGATGATACgtacaaaagtcacaaaatattcGTAACAGGTGGTGATTGTGACAAGACAGATGACTATTTCTACTCCATAGACGGCCCACTTCAACATGATTCCATTGCCTCTCTTCTAAAATCTCCAATTCCAGAAATCACTAAACTGAGTAGTGTATGTTTTATTAATGGTATACTTGTTCTAATTTTACCTTGTTACCCTTATGACTTAGTTGTTTTCTGGAACCCGGCCATCAGTAAATCAAGAATAATTCAATGTCCAATCCTTAGAAAGAGGGAGAGGACAACTAACTGGAAGCAGTTCCATGCAGCTATTTATGGTGTTGGCTATGTTTCTTCTACTGACGATTACAAAATTATTAGAGTGGGACAAAAATATTATTCATCTTATTATAATGTACATATATATTCAACAAATAGTAACTCGTGGAAATTGATGGGCAAGTTTCATCCAAATAACAAGTTCTTTGATGGGGACATTGTTACAGTAGATGGGATTGTTTATATCATAGCAATAACGGATTTGTGTAATATTAGCCCGAATGACTTTACTATAGTACGTTTTAATTTGGAGAAGGAAAAATTTCAGGAAATATTGTTTCCAGATCGTATTAAAAGTTGGGAAGATCCAGCTTTGTGTACCTTAGGAGAAAACCTTTGTTTGACTAGGTTACACAATGACTCGAGACGCGATTTTGAAGTTTGGTATATGACGAAAAATGGGATGAGCTATTCGTGGAGTAAGATGTTGACAATTCCATCAGTGCATTGCGGACGTTGCTTGAGGCCAGTGAGCTTTATGATCAAGAATGGAGACATATTGTTTCTGTGGCATAAAGGTGAATTCGTTGTTTACAATTCAAAAAAacataaattggaagaagttaaaGTTGCAGGGCTTGAGGCACCACTTTACTTCAATTGGGTTGTACCATATGTGGAAACTTTGTTCTTTCCTAAATCCTAGAATTGTTCTATATGTTCACAATGCAGGATTTAAATTGAATCTACTTCACTGCCTCTTGACAATATTGTCTTTTCATCTTGGTTCTGTTCTTTTTTACCTGGTGGGAGGGGATTTAAATTCCTGAAGGTTCTCtataatctctttttttttttttttagtttcccATCCGGTGTTCAGTGTCCGGTACCCGTATTGAAGcccgactatatccggattcgTGCCGGGTAGGGCCCCATCCTGGAGGTAGCGCTCCCTACCAAAGATGTTTCCATACCCAAGGCTCGAACCCAAAACCTCTGGTTAAGGGACTCTAAAATCAATATTACATGGCTTTTTGTCCACTTAATGCCTTTGTCGCATGTGGTGGTTTGGGGTTTGGATTCATATCAATGTTTTTGTCATTATAGTAATTCTGGAATAGATAGGCTAATCATAAGTGGCTCAGAGATATAGTGCTATGGATGAGATTCTTTTGTCCTTAATTAGAGATTTTGAGTTCGAGCCCATTAAATAGGGTCCTACGTGATACAAAATCAAATTAGTCAAGCCAATGGGTATGGAATatcaaataattaaacaaaaaagatCGATCGCAACACACGACTGCCATGATACTATTTGATCGAAATTAAAAAAGAACACTTACTGTACAGTAGTTTCAATGTGCAATTCTCTTCTCGATGATTATCTGCAGCTGCAAGTTTTCAACATTGTGTTCGCAAGTCGCAACTCATTAATAATGGTTGCAAATCATACTCATGTAAAGAAAGATCTAATTAGGATAACTTTGTTAATTATGACGTGGCTTATGTGGGTAAAACTGAAACACCTGACAACCTGAGTTAAAGGGTTAATTTAACAAGTAACTACCGAACTTTGTTCATTAAATAGTAAGTACTCGTTTGGTTGGAACTTAGGGAAATTTGATCGCCACATAAAATCTTGCATTAACTTTGTATATTGGTAAAATCGGGGCAGAGTTTTTCCCGATTCCCCGATGAGGAAACAAAGGGGAAGCACGGCTTGACATGATTATAATCGAGGCCCAAGGACCCCTCGTATCAAAACCCGAGAAGGATGAACGATGTATCTGAGATCGGGCACAGTTGAATAACGGACCCTGATCAAGTATAGTTTCTGGACCTCGGAAAACACGGAGAACCGCTATGCATGACGAGTAGGGCCTCAACCGGATATCACATCACAAATCTCGTCACATATCAAGTGCGGGTTGACATTTACTAGAAagagaagattttttttttactttatttagaCTTGTTCTAGAGCtgaaattcccctactatataaaggggaaggtttcttttattttggacACATTATGACCGgaaaaccaaatcaaataaagtttatttttttctcttatctatcattcaaagtgttcttcatttgttctttctttattCGCGACCGAGTTTGTATCGAGGGTCCGATCATGGACGAATTTCACTGTTCAATCTAAGATCATGCTTGACCATTATATTGTGATTGGTTCTATCATTTATTTTATCCTTAACTTATTTATCTGTTATTCTTATTcattcgtattgaattaaatcacatatcctttaaaccgcgcacaaatttaattgttactcattttttagggtaaacagtttggcgtccactgtggggctaaggataatagtggtgatttgatatGAATCTctataacacaccctattttactcTTTTTCTTGAAGTTTTGATTCCAGGTTAGCCCAAAGATGTCAAATTCTCAACATGCCCACTTGAACGTTAACGCTGAGTCAGGCCATCATGGCGAGAATAATAACATAATGCCTAGCAAAGATGTGCCCCCTGTTGATCCCAATGGTGTCCCAGCAGCCGACCCGGTCGATGCTAACTCACAGATGGCCATCAATATCAATCTACCAACTGATCCCAAAAATAGCGTTCGCAGCGGATCCCGGCCAGCGGCTCGAGAGGTGCTCGAAGGTGAAGGCGATGGGGTGAGCCTGCGgttgattttcaaaatattacagaCTTAACAAGCGGCGATAGCACAGTTATAGAACCAGAACCATGCCCCTAACAGGGTTGAGCCCGAGCAATCCAGGGAAAACACGCAGAAAGATAAACCAGTTGTCGTGGAACCGGGCGAATTCAGGCCCCAGAAAACTTTCGAGATGATGAAGATGCTTGAAGCATTGACAAAACGGGTGGAGTCCTGCGAGAAACAGATTGAAGCCAACGGCAAGAAGGTTGAaacttacaactccagggtcAATCAGATCCAaggagcaccaccgatattgaagggtcCAGACTCCAAAAAGTtcattcaaaagccttttccccGAGCGCGGCACCAAAGTCGATCCCGGAGAGGTTTTGAATACCCGAGATACCCCAAGTATAATGGGACCGCGAATCCAAATGAGCATGCGCAATCAAAGAGAACGACCTGGAAGACGACGAAATTGAGTCGGTGCAGCTGAAAAGTTTTGGGGAAACCTTGTCCAAGGGggaaatgatatggtaccacaacttgcctcccaattctattgactcatttgctatgcttgcagatgctttcgtAAAAGCCCAtaccggtgccatcaaggtcgaaacgAGGAAGTCAGACATCTTCAAGGTTAAGCagagggataacgagatgcttaaGGAGTTCGTGTCAAAGTTCCAGATGGAATGGATGGATCTGCCTCTAGTTGTggatgattgggccattcaggcTTTTACCCAAGGGCTCAGCCCTCGAAATTTTGTGGCCTCTCAACAACTAAAGCAAAACTTGGTGGAGTACCTAGCGGTCACCTAGGCCGAGGTCCACAAcagatatcaatcgaaaatcagggtcgaagacgaccaacttGGGGCCCTTTCGGGGTCTGTGTACCCCATCAGAGCCGATGACAGGTCTAATAGAATTATCGATCAGGAGCCGAGGCCGGTCCGAGATTGATACCAGCCACACGGTGCAGATCAGAGAGGAAACGGATACAGACATCACCCAATAAGGAATGACAAGTGAAATGATCGAGGACCGAGCAGTCGGGGCCTGATGAGCAAGAGCGGGTTCGATAGTTCGCTCGTGAGTAAGGAAACACCGAGATTGTTAGAGTATAATTTAAACATAGACGCTGCAAGTATAGTGTCAGCCATGCATCAAAGAGACTAAGTGGCCCCGACCGTTGCAGTCCGGCCTTGCCTAGAGATCCTAATTTGATATGTAAGTACCACGGTACTCACGATCATAGGACAAAAGACTGccgacaattaaggaaagaagttGCTCGATTGTTCAACAATGGACACATTCGAGAATTCCTAAGCGAGCGAACCAAGAACAACTTCAGAAACAGGGAGACCAACAAACAGGTCAAACAAGAGGAGCCTTAGCACgtaatcaacatgatcattgggggaGTTGATGTCCCCCAAGGGATGATGATAAAACGCGCCAAAGTTTCTATCACGAGAGAAAAATGCAGTCGGGATTACGTCCCAGAAGGAGCTATCTCGTTCAATGACGAAGACGCCGAGGGCATCGTATAGCCTCACaataatgcactggtaatatctatacttATCAGTAAATCTTaggttaaacgtgtgttgattgatccataTAGCTCGGCTAATATCATCAGattgagggtcgtagagcaactggGGTTACATGATCAAATCGTACTGGCAGTCCAAGTATTGAATGGATTCAACATGACGTGCGAGACCACGAAAGGTGAGATAACTTTACCAATAAATACTGGCGGGACCGCCAAAGAAAtaaagttctatgtgatcgaaAGGGATATGAGGTAAAACGCCTTGTTCAGAAGGCCGtgggttcacaacatgagagCGGTGCCTTCGACCTTACACCAGGCGCTGAAATTTCCCACTCTGGGAGGAATTAAAATGGTCTATGAAGAACAGCTGGCCATAAGGTAAATGTTCGTTGTCGATGAAGTAATCCCAGTACCCGCAATTTCAACATCAAAAGCATGGAACCGACCAATaaggaagaaactaaatagcaataaatgataCCGGCGTCAACCGAGCCGAAAAAATAGAAAGAGCACGGAGCGGATGACGAGGATGATTACAATGTCGTGAGATCCTTCATAGCACCCGATGACACTAACGCCACCAAATTGACGATTAAGGAGTTGGAGTAAGTTATATTGATCGAACACCTACCggatcaaaaggtatacctgggcacaagGTTAatccccgagctcaggaaaaaactaattaattttcTTGAAGTTAACGCCGATTGTTTTTCCTGATCCCATCTAGACATGACAGGGACCCCACCGTAGGTAACCACTCACAAATTGAGCATGGATCTGAAGTTCCATCCAATTAAGCAGAAAAGAAGGCCACAGTCCGAGATCAAACACgtattcatcaaggacgaggtatctaaacttctaaaaataggttCCATCCGGGAAGTTATATACCCGGATttgttagcaaacgtagtagtcgtgcctaaaaagaaaataaacttagaatgtgtgtagattataagaaTCTAAACAAGGCGTGTCCAaaggattctttccctttacctaacatcgatcgaatgatcgacGCAACGACAAGACACGAGACACTTAGTTTTCTCGATGTctattccgggtataaccaaATTCGGATAGACccggaagatcaagaaaagaaTTCTTTCATAACCAAGTTTCGCACTTACTGCTATAACGTTatgccattcggattaaaaaaatgccggtgccacataccaacgcctagtcaatcggatgttcgaagaacaaataggaaaatgaatggaagtttatattgacgatatgttagttaagtccctgcgagcagagaaCCATTTGAAATACTTGCAAGAAACCTTCCacgtattgagaaagttcaacatgaagctaaacccggagaagtgtgcatttggggtcaactcgggcaagtttctcggattcatggtatccaatcagGTAATAGAGATCAACCCggacaaaataaaggccatagaggacatcacTGTAGTGGATAACGTCAAGGCAATATAAAGACTGACTGGGTAGATAGCCGCGT comes from the Nicotiana tabacum cultivar K326 chromosome 14, ASM71507v2, whole genome shotgun sequence genome and includes:
- the LOC142168860 gene encoding F-box/kelch-repeat protein At3g23880-like, with translation MPNNLPHDITINILIKLPVKSLLRFKCISKSWRSLIEDDTYKSHKIFVTGGDCDKTDDYFYSIDGPLQHDSIASLLKSPIPEITKLSSVCFINGILVLILPCYPYDLVVFWNPAISKSRIIQCPILRKRERTTNWKQFHAAIYGVGYVSSTDDYKIIRVGQKYYSSYYNVHIYSTNSNSWKLMGKFHPNNKFFDGDIVTVDGIVYIIAITDLCNISPNDFTIVRFNLEKEKFQEILFPDRIKSWEDPALCTLGENLCLTRLHNDSRRDFEVWYMTKNGMSYSWSKMLTIPSVHCGRCLRPVSFMIKNGDILFLWHKGEFVVYNSKKHKLEEVKVAGLEAPLYFNWVVPYVETLFFPKS